One region of Pseudomonas sp. ABC1 genomic DNA includes:
- a CDS encoding iron ABC transporter permease produces MIAFWLSLALGPVSLPLGDTLRAALRLLGVPLASQGLEQAELILGQIRLPRTLLGLAVGSVLALSGVAMQGLFRNPLADPGLIGVSSGAALGAAVAIVGGALLGGIPAALEPYVLSVCAFAGGLGVTALVYRLGRRDGQTHVATMLLAGIALTALAGAAIGLFTYLADDATLRTLTFWNLGSLNGASYARLWPLLLVTFAVALWLPRRAKALNALLLGESEARHLGFEVEQVKRELVFCTALGVGAAVAAAGMIGFIGLVVPHLVRLLVGPDHRVLLPASALAGASLLLLADLLARLLLAPAELPIGIVTALLGAPFFLFLLLRVRA; encoded by the coding sequence TTGATCGCGTTCTGGTTGTCTCTGGCGCTCGGCCCGGTCAGCCTGCCACTGGGCGATACACTGCGTGCCGCTCTGCGCCTGCTCGGTGTACCGCTGGCTTCGCAGGGGCTTGAACAGGCGGAACTGATCCTGGGACAGATTCGCCTGCCGCGTACCCTTCTCGGACTGGCGGTGGGCTCCGTGCTGGCGTTGTCCGGGGTGGCGATGCAGGGGCTGTTCCGTAATCCCCTGGCAGACCCCGGTCTGATCGGGGTTTCCAGCGGTGCTGCGCTGGGCGCTGCCGTTGCCATTGTCGGTGGGGCGTTGCTGGGCGGCATTCCGGCGGCACTGGAGCCTTACGTGCTCTCCGTCTGTGCGTTCGCTGGCGGCCTGGGTGTGACGGCTCTGGTCTATCGATTGGGTCGGCGCGACGGCCAGACCCATGTCGCGACCATGCTGCTGGCGGGGATTGCCCTGACGGCGCTGGCAGGGGCGGCGATTGGTCTGTTCACCTACCTGGCTGACGATGCAACCTTGCGGACCCTGACGTTCTGGAACCTGGGCAGCCTGAATGGCGCCAGTTATGCCCGTCTCTGGCCCTTGTTGCTGGTCACCTTCGCCGTGGCGCTCTGGTTGCCCAGACGGGCCAAGGCGCTCAATGCTCTCTTGCTTGGCGAGTCAGAGGCCCGCCACCTGGGGTTCGAGGTCGAGCAGGTCAAGCGTGAGCTGGTGTTCTGCACGGCCCTGGGCGTGGGTGCGGCGGTCGCTGCCGCAGGCATGATCGGTTTCATCGGCCTTGTGGTGCCCCATCTGGTTCGGCTGCTGGTCGGGCCTGACCACCGTGTGCTGTTGCCCGCGTCGGCGCTGGCAGGGGCCAGCCTGTTGCTGCTGGCCGACTTGCTGGCCAGGTTGCTGCTCGCGCCTGCCGAGCTGCCGATCGGTATCGTCACGGCCTTGCTGGGAGCGCCGTTCTTCCTGTTTCTGCTGCTTAGGGTACGCGCCTGA
- a CDS encoding hemin ABC transporter substrate-binding protein, producing the protein MRIRAFCCGVGLSVLAQAGVAQEAQPQRWVSAGGAISEWVVALGAEQRLVGVDSTSQQPPSLKALPSIGYQRQLAAEGILALRPDLLVGSEEMGPPPVLAQLGAAGVRIERLSAAGDLPALKGNVRRLGELLGEPERAEAVLVDLDARLARQAHWLHSAQQTQAIPGVLLLVGQGGGSLLVAGSGTSADWLLENAGGRNLAAHPGYKAFSSEALAALDPHVLLVTDRSLRGAEVLKAILAQNPGLASSRAVREGRVLVVDPTLLVGGLGPRTLETLGAWSAAFYPQQPPLDDGAP; encoded by the coding sequence GTGCGTATACGAGCATTTTGCTGTGGAGTTGGTCTGTCAGTGCTGGCGCAAGCCGGTGTGGCCCAGGAGGCACAGCCGCAGCGCTGGGTCAGCGCCGGGGGGGCCATCAGCGAGTGGGTCGTGGCGCTGGGAGCCGAACAACGCCTGGTTGGCGTCGACAGTACCAGTCAGCAGCCACCCTCCCTGAAAGCGTTGCCCAGTATCGGCTACCAGCGCCAATTGGCGGCGGAAGGCATCCTGGCGCTGCGCCCAGACCTGCTGGTGGGGAGCGAGGAGATGGGGCCGCCTCCGGTGCTGGCGCAGTTGGGTGCGGCGGGGGTGCGTATCGAACGCCTGTCTGCCGCCGGCGACCTGCCGGCCTTGAAGGGTAACGTGCGGCGCCTGGGTGAACTGCTGGGCGAGCCTGAGCGTGCCGAGGCCGTGTTGGTCGATCTGGACGCCAGGCTGGCGCGCCAGGCGCATTGGCTGCACAGCGCACAGCAGACACAGGCGATTCCCGGTGTGTTGCTGCTGGTTGGGCAAGGTGGGGGCAGTCTGTTGGTGGCGGGCTCTGGAACCTCAGCCGACTGGCTGCTGGAGAATGCAGGCGGGCGCAACCTTGCAGCTCATCCGGGTTACAAGGCGTTCTCCAGCGAGGCGCTGGCAGCTCTCGATCCGCACGTGTTGCTGGTGACCGATCGCAGCCTGCGCGGTGCCGAGGTGCTCAAGGCCATATTGGCGCAGAATCCTGGCCTGGCCTCCAGCCGTGCCGTGCGTGAAGGGCGTGTCCTGGTCGTCGATCCGACCCTGCTGGTCGGTGGGCTGGGGCCTCGGACGCTGGAAACGCTGGGGGCGTGGTCGGCCGCGTTCTACCCACAGCAGCCTCCGCTCGATGATGGGGCTCCATGA
- a CDS encoding Rieske (2Fe-2S) protein, translated as MIRLCHSTDLMEGQGRGFTVMGRTLMAVRHKGLAYVYENRCPHRGVRLEWQTDRFLDPSASMIQCAHHGALFLIDSGECVSGPCHGDFLQQESCHEEGGSIWLQSPPGRDT; from the coding sequence ATGATCCGGCTCTGCCACTCGACAGACTTGATGGAAGGCCAAGGCCGTGGTTTCACGGTCATGGGCCGGACGCTCATGGCGGTGCGCCACAAGGGCCTGGCCTATGTCTACGAGAACCGCTGCCCTCACCGGGGCGTGCGCCTCGAATGGCAGACGGACCGGTTTCTCGACCCGAGCGCCAGCATGATCCAGTGCGCCCACCATGGTGCCCTGTTTCTCATCGACAGTGGCGAGTGTGTGTCCGGCCCCTGCCACGGCGACTTCCTGCAACAGGAAAGCTGCCACGAAGAAGGTGGCAGTATCTGGTTGCAAAGCCCGCCAGGGCGCGACACTTGA
- a CDS encoding protein-disulfide reductase DsbD: MRRLLSLWLLLFILPASAAGLFDNRPSPTLGGALNNSADFLPVREAFRLSLVGVEEGQVLLRFTNAPGYYLYRHRLHFQSGDDSIELGQPRLPEAQPKIDEYFGDVEVYYGITDIAIPLQDPANPPATLRVSYQGCADKGLCYPPETETLQLTAAAADETEAGLSWTSLALFFLAGLGLTFTPCVLPMLPILSGVVLRGQNGGLRSFLLALAYVLPMASGFAVLGALMGLFGAELNLQARLQSAWVLVPFALFFVLFALAMFGLFELRLPQALSSRLDNIAGKAKGGSFLGAALLGTLSSLLVSPCVSAPLAGALLYISASGDALGGGLKLFALGIGMGTPLILFATGGGALLPKSGAWMVAVRNVFGVLLLAVAIWMLERVVPGPLALALWGTLAAGSALFLGTLELTTKTPRQKLAQLLGLALLAYALAAWTGALQGATDPLRPLPPSNQAALTSSQDSWHEVSTPGELDTQLAAARSAGQPVLLDWYADWCISCKVIEREVLGAPQVIERLKGYRLIRFDITESNAAQRALLDRYKLFGPPALLFFDRKGEEIDKARVVGEIELDSFIQRLELASGSI; this comes from the coding sequence ATGCGCAGACTGCTGAGCCTGTGGCTACTGCTGTTTATCCTGCCCGCCAGTGCTGCGGGCCTGTTCGATAACCGCCCCAGCCCTACCCTGGGCGGCGCCCTGAACAATAGCGCGGACTTCCTGCCAGTCCGCGAAGCCTTCCGCCTGAGCCTGGTCGGCGTCGAAGAAGGCCAGGTACTGCTGCGTTTCACCAACGCACCGGGTTACTACCTGTATCGGCATCGCCTGCACTTCCAGAGTGGCGACGACAGCATCGAGCTGGGCCAGCCACGCCTGCCCGAGGCCCAACCCAAGATCGACGAGTATTTCGGGGACGTCGAGGTCTACTACGGCATCACCGATATCGCCATTCCTCTGCAAGATCCCGCCAACCCGCCGGCAACCCTGCGGGTGTCCTACCAGGGCTGTGCCGACAAAGGCCTGTGCTACCCCCCGGAAACCGAAACGCTGCAACTCACGGCTGCCGCAGCCGACGAGACAGAAGCGGGCCTGTCCTGGACATCGCTGGCCCTGTTCTTCCTCGCCGGGCTGGGCCTGACCTTCACCCCGTGCGTGCTGCCGATGCTGCCGATTCTCTCGGGCGTGGTCCTGCGTGGTCAGAACGGCGGGCTGCGCAGCTTCCTGCTGGCACTGGCCTACGTCCTGCCCATGGCCAGCGGCTTTGCCGTACTGGGCGCGCTGATGGGACTGTTCGGCGCCGAACTGAACCTGCAGGCACGCCTGCAATCGGCCTGGGTCCTGGTGCCGTTCGCACTGTTCTTCGTCCTGTTCGCCCTGGCCATGTTCGGCCTGTTCGAGCTGCGTTTGCCGCAAGCACTCAGCAGCCGGCTGGACAACATCGCGGGCAAGGCCAAGGGCGGCTCCTTTCTTGGCGCGGCCCTGCTCGGTACCCTTTCCAGCCTGCTGGTATCGCCGTGCGTCTCCGCCCCACTGGCCGGTGCGCTTCTCTATATCAGTGCCAGCGGCGATGCACTGGGGGGAGGCCTGAAACTCTTCGCCCTGGGCATAGGCATGGGTACACCGCTGATTCTGTTCGCCACCGGCGGCGGTGCCTTGCTACCGAAGAGCGGCGCGTGGATGGTCGCGGTGCGCAATGTCTTCGGCGTGTTGCTGCTGGCCGTCGCCATCTGGATGCTCGAACGCGTAGTGCCTGGCCCACTGGCGCTGGCACTCTGGGGCACGCTGGCAGCCGGCTCGGCACTGTTCCTCGGCACTCTGGAGCTGACCACCAAGACGCCTCGCCAGAAACTCGCGCAGTTGCTGGGCCTGGCCTTGCTGGCCTACGCCCTGGCAGCCTGGACCGGCGCCCTGCAAGGTGCGACCGACCCGCTACGTCCTTTGCCGCCCTCGAATCAGGCCGCCCTCACCAGCAGCCAGGACAGTTGGCATGAAGTATCCACGCCCGGCGAACTCGACACCCAACTCGCGGCAGCGCGCAGTGCCGGGCAACCGGTACTGCTGGACTGGTATGCGGACTGGTGCATCAGTTGCAAGGTGATCGAACGAGAAGTCCTTGGCGCACCGCAGGTGATCGAACGACTGAAGGGTTACCGGCTGATACGCTTCGATATCACCGAGAGCAATGCCGCACAGCGTGCCCTGCTGGACCGCTACAAGCTGTTCGGGCCGCCGGCCCTGCTGTTCTTCGACCGCAAGGGCGAGGAAATCGACAAGGCGCGCGTGGTGGGAGAAATAGAGCTGGACAGCTTCATCCAGCGCCTGGAGCTGGCCAGCGGCAGCATCTAA
- the aroQ gene encoding type II 3-dehydroquinate dehydratase — MATILVLHGPNLNMLGVREPGIYGALTLEQINQDLQRRASDAGHRLSCLQSNAEHELIDRIHAAHVEGVDFILINPAAFTHTSVALRDALLAVSIPFIEVHLSNVHKRESFRHHSYLSDVAVGVICGLGASGYRLALEAALEQLAAS; from the coding sequence ATGGCCACGATCCTGGTTCTACATGGCCCCAACCTGAACATGCTCGGCGTCCGCGAGCCGGGCATCTATGGTGCACTCACACTCGAACAGATCAACCAGGATCTCCAGCGCCGCGCCAGCGATGCCGGCCACCGGCTGTCCTGTCTGCAATCGAACGCCGAGCATGAACTGATCGACCGTATCCATGCCGCGCATGTCGAGGGCGTCGACTTCATCCTGATCAATCCGGCCGCCTTCACACACACCAGCGTTGCATTACGTGACGCATTGCTGGCCGTGAGCATCCCATTCATCGAAGTGCACCTGTCAAACGTGCACAAGCGTGAATCTTTCCGTCATCACTCCTACCTCTCCGACGTGGCGGTAGGTGTGATCTGTGGTCTTGGCGCCAGCGGCTACCGCCTGGCTCTGGAGGCCGCCCTGGAACAACTCGCTGCTTCCTAG
- the accB gene encoding acetyl-CoA carboxylase biotin carboxyl carrier protein: MDIRKVKKLIELLEESGIDELEIHEGEESVRISRHSKQPAFAQQPIYAPAPAAPAPVAAAPAAASADAAPAAPKLNGNVVRSPMVGTFYRAPSPESANFAEVGQTVKKGDILCIVEAMKMMNHIEAEVSGTIESILVENGQPVEYDQPLFTIV; the protein is encoded by the coding sequence ATGGATATTCGCAAAGTCAAGAAACTGATCGAACTGCTGGAAGAGTCCGGTATCGACGAACTGGAAATCCACGAGGGCGAAGAGTCCGTACGCATCAGCCGTCACAGCAAGCAACCGGCCTTTGCCCAGCAGCCGATCTACGCACCTGCACCCGCCGCGCCCGCCCCGGTCGCCGCTGCGCCTGCCGCTGCCAGCGCCGACGCCGCTCCAGCCGCGCCGAAACTGAACGGTAACGTTGTTCGCTCGCCGATGGTCGGTACCTTCTACCGTGCACCGTCGCCAGAGTCCGCCAACTTCGCCGAGGTCGGTCAGACCGTCAAGAAAGGCGACATCCTCTGCATCGTCGAAGCGATGAAAATGATGAACCACATCGAGGCCGAAGTCAGCGGCACCATCGAATCCATCCTGGTGGAGAATGGTCAGCCGGTCGAATACGACCAGCCGCTGTTCACCATCGTTTGA
- the accC gene encoding acetyl-CoA carboxylase biotin carboxylase subunit, whose translation MLEKVLIANRGEIALRVLRACKELGIKTVAVHSTADRELMHLSLADESVCIGPAVATSSYLHIPAIIAAAEVTGATAIHPGYGFLAENADFAEQVENSGFVFIGPKADTIRLMGDKVSAKDAMKKAGVPTVPGSDGPLPENEEEALRIAREVGYPVIIKAAGGGGGRGMRVVHKEEDLIKSAKLTRTEAGAAFGNSMVYLEKFLGNPRHVEVQVLSDGQGNAIHLYDRDCSLQRRHQKVLEEAPAPFIDEKARAEVLKRCVDACIEIGYRGAGTFEFLYEDGRFYFIEMNTRVQVEHPVTEMVTGIDIVKEMLNIAAGNTLSVKQEDVILRGHSLECRINAEDPSNFLPCPGKVKHFHAPGGNGVRVDSHLYSGYSVPPNYDSLIGKLITYGATRDEAMARMRNALDEIVVDGIKTNIPLHRDLTRDKGFCEGGVNIHYLEKKLGMDKH comes from the coding sequence ATGTTGGAAAAAGTACTGATCGCCAACCGCGGCGAGATCGCCCTGCGCGTCCTGCGCGCCTGCAAGGAGCTGGGCATCAAGACCGTCGCGGTGCACTCCACCGCTGACCGTGAACTGATGCACCTGTCTCTGGCAGACGAATCCGTCTGCATCGGCCCGGCAGTGGCGACCAGCTCCTATCTGCATATCCCGGCGATCATCGCCGCTGCGGAAGTGACGGGCGCCACGGCCATCCACCCGGGTTATGGCTTCCTTGCCGAGAACGCCGATTTCGCCGAACAGGTCGAGAACTCGGGCTTCGTCTTCATCGGCCCGAAAGCCGACACCATTCGCCTGATGGGCGACAAGGTCTCGGCCAAGGACGCCATGAAGAAAGCCGGCGTCCCTACCGTTCCCGGCTCCGACGGCCCGTTGCCGGAAAATGAAGAAGAAGCCCTGCGCATCGCCCGCGAAGTCGGCTATCCGGTCATCATCAAGGCCGCTGGCGGCGGCGGTGGCCGCGGCATGCGCGTGGTGCACAAGGAAGAAGACCTGATCAAGTCGGCCAAGCTGACGCGTACCGAGGCCGGCGCGGCCTTCGGCAACTCGATGGTGTACCTGGAAAAATTCCTCGGCAACCCACGCCACGTGGAAGTCCAGGTGCTGTCCGACGGCCAGGGCAATGCCATTCACCTCTATGACCGCGACTGCTCGCTGCAACGCCGTCACCAGAAGGTACTGGAAGAAGCGCCTGCGCCGTTCATCGACGAGAAGGCCCGTGCCGAAGTGTTGAAGCGCTGTGTCGATGCCTGCATCGAGATCGGCTATCGCGGCGCCGGCACCTTCGAGTTCCTCTATGAAGATGGCCGCTTCTACTTCATCGAGATGAACACCCGCGTACAGGTCGAGCACCCGGTCACCGAAATGGTCACTGGTATCGATATCGTCAAGGAAATGCTCAACATTGCCGCCGGCAACACGCTGTCGGTCAAGCAGGAAGACGTGATTCTCCGTGGTCACTCGCTGGAATGCCGCATCAATGCGGAAGACCCGTCGAACTTCCTGCCTTGCCCAGGCAAGGTCAAGCACTTCCACGCGCCGGGCGGCAATGGCGTGCGTGTCGACTCGCACCTCTACAGCGGCTACAGCGTTCCGCCGAACTACGACTCGCTGATCGGCAAGCTGATCACCTACGGCGCCACCCGCGACGAGGCCATGGCCCGTATGCGCAACGCGCTGGACGAGATCGTGGTCGACGGTATCAAGACCAACATCCCCCTGCATCGCGACCTGACCCGCGACAAAGGGTTCTGCGAAGGCGGCGTGAACATCCACTACCTGGAAAAGAAACTGGGTATGGATAAGCACTAA
- the prmA gene encoding 50S ribosomal protein L11 methyltransferase, which translates to MPWLQVRLAITPDQAEVYEDALLEAGAVSVTFMDAEDQPIFEPDLGTTPLWSNTHLLALFEEDTDEVALLGHLSVLTSGALPTYQIERIEDQDWERSWMDNFQPMRFGRRLWIVPSWHEAPDADAVNLLLDPGLAFGTGTHPTTALCLEWLDGQELEGLDVLDFGCGSGILAIASLLLGARRAVGTDIDVQALEASRDNAGRNGIEAERFPVYLPEHLPQQQADILVANILAGPLVALSAQIASQIRTGGKLALSGILAEQAEEVRTAYDKYFELDPTAEKDGWVRISGIRR; encoded by the coding sequence ATGCCCTGGCTACAAGTCCGCCTTGCCATCACCCCCGACCAGGCCGAAGTCTACGAAGACGCCCTGCTGGAAGCCGGCGCGGTGTCGGTGACCTTCATGGATGCCGAAGACCAGCCGATCTTCGAGCCCGACCTGGGCACCACGCCGCTGTGGAGCAACACCCACTTGCTGGCACTGTTCGAGGAAGACACCGACGAAGTCGCATTGCTCGGTCACCTCAGCGTACTGACCAGCGGCGCGTTGCCGACCTACCAGATCGAACGCATCGAAGACCAGGACTGGGAACGCAGCTGGATGGACAACTTCCAGCCCATGCGCTTCGGCCGTCGCCTGTGGATCGTGCCGAGCTGGCATGAGGCACCGGACGCCGACGCGGTCAACCTGCTGCTCGACCCCGGCCTGGCCTTCGGCACCGGTACCCATCCGACCACGGCCCTGTGCCTGGAGTGGCTGGACGGACAGGAGCTGGAAGGGCTGGACGTGCTCGATTTCGGTTGCGGCTCGGGCATCCTCGCCATCGCCAGCCTGCTGCTGGGCGCGCGCCGCGCCGTCGGCACGGACATCGACGTGCAGGCGCTGGAGGCCTCCCGCGACAACGCTGGTCGCAACGGTATCGAGGCCGAGCGCTTCCCGGTCTACCTGCCCGAACACCTGCCCCAACAGCAGGCCGATATTCTGGTCGCCAATATCCTCGCCGGGCCGCTGGTGGCGCTGTCCGCCCAGATCGCCAGCCAGATACGCACAGGCGGCAAGCTGGCCCTGTCGGGCATCCTCGCCGAACAGGCCGAGGAAGTCCGCACGGCCTATGACAAGTATTTCGAACTGGACCCGACCGCAGAAAAGGATGGCTGGGTCAGGATCAGCGGTATCCGCCGCTGA